The window CGGCGGCGGGGAGCCCCGATCTTCGGCATCTGCCGCGGGATCCAAATCGTCAACGTCGCGTTCGGGGGAACGCTCGTCCAGGACATCCCCTCCGAGGCTCCGTCGAAGATCGAGCACGACGTGAAGCGCCCGAAGGACGCGATCGCGCACACCGTCGAATCCTCGGGAGGTGCTTCCCTGCCGGCGGGAACATTCCCCGTGAACTCGCGCCACCACCAGGCGATCGGGCGCGTCGGCGCCGGCCTCTCGACGATCGCGAAGTCGGCCGATGGGCTGATCGAAGCCGTCGAAGGCGAGGCGCTCGTCGCGGTGCAATGGCATCCCGAGAA is drawn from Thermoanaerobaculia bacterium and contains these coding sequences:
- a CDS encoding gamma-glutamyl-gamma-aminobutyrate hydrolase family protein (Members of this family of hydrolases with an active site Cys residue belong to MEROPS family C26.): MKVLVTLEDGTAGKDYLDSLARAGFASEDLAVLHSRDVPPVGFEGLLLGGGEDVAPALYGETPRAGLGTVNRRRDEQELGLVAAARRRGAPIFGICRGIQIVNVAFGGTLVQDIPSEAPSKIEHDVKRPKDAIAHTVESSGGASLPAGTFPVNSRHHQAIGRVGAGLSTIAKSADGLIEAVEGEALVAVQWHPENLAADPVAHSLFRAFRDAVVARK